The Leclercia sp. S52 genome has a segment encoding these proteins:
- a CDS encoding autotransporter domain-containing protein: MIIKKISGRHAVTGLVSFLACLLTGNTANAWQQEYIVSDTKSNTTERYTWDDDHQPRYEDILKERILSSQNTPGLALNLPDSSPTDATSTMSVGWSIPVARRFTTGPVAAWHYDGSTPNMVNEFGDSVSTQSLIDPLWHASVSTLGWRVDTRLGDVRPWAQISYNQQFGDNQWKMQSGLGRLAPSTQYGNWMDVTVGADMLINPYMAAYASMSQAENMSTGEDYLYTLGVSARF; encoded by the coding sequence ATGATTATAAAAAAAATAAGTGGCCGCCATGCCGTAACCGGTCTGGTGAGTTTCTTGGCCTGTCTGCTGACAGGCAACACAGCAAATGCCTGGCAACAGGAATATATCGTTTCGGATACAAAAAGTAATACTACTGAGCGTTATACATGGGATGACGATCACCAACCGCGTTATGAGGACATTCTCAAAGAGCGGATCCTCTCTTCACAGAATACGCCCGGTCTGGCGCTGAATTTGCCCGATTCGTCACCGACGGACGCGACCAGCACGATGAGCGTGGGCTGGAGTATTCCCGTTGCCCGCCGTTTTACCACCGGACCGGTTGCCGCCTGGCATTACGACGGCTCCACGCCCAATATGGTTAACGAGTTTGGTGACAGCGTGAGTACACAGTCGCTGATCGATCCGCTATGGCATGCCAGCGTCAGCACGCTGGGCTGGCGCGTTGATACCCGGTTGGGCGATGTGCGACCCTGGGCGCAAATCAGCTATAACCAGCAGTTTGGTGATAATCAGTGGAAGATGCAGTCCGGGCTGGGGCGTCTGGCGCCGTCGACGCAGTACGGCAACTGGATGGACGTCACCGTCGGGGCCGACATGCTGATCAACCCGTATATGGCGGCCTATGCCTCGATGTCGCAGGCCGAAAACATGTCCACCGGAGAAGATTATCTCTATACCCTCGGCGTCAGCGCCAGGTTCTGA
- a CDS encoding LacI family DNA-binding transcriptional regulator has protein sequence MSKSTRPTISDVAKAAKTGKTSISRYLNGEKHLLSDALLARIEQAIAELDYRPSLMARGLKHGKTRLIGLIIADITNPYSVNVLSGIEAACREKGFTPLVCNTNNEVDQELHYLDLLRSYQVEGIVVNAVGMREEGLNRLQQSSLPMVLIDRKIPDFACDVVGLDNTQAATTATEHLIEQGFEAILFLSEPLGMVNTRRERLSAFRTTLARYAGVVAENVEIPLHESEQLDNALRQFHTRHRGMRKAVISANGALTLQVARSLKRIGLHWGSDIGLLGFDELEWAELAGVGITTLKQPTWQIGFAAVEQVVRRINGADEAVREQVFSGELIVRGSTAR, from the coding sequence ATGAGCAAATCAACACGGCCCACCATCAGCGACGTGGCGAAAGCCGCAAAAACCGGTAAAACCAGCATCTCCCGTTACCTCAACGGCGAAAAACACCTGCTGTCCGACGCGCTACTGGCCCGTATTGAACAGGCTATCGCCGAACTCGACTATCGCCCGAGCCTGATGGCCCGCGGTCTTAAGCATGGCAAAACCCGTCTGATCGGCCTGATCATCGCCGATATCACCAACCCCTACTCCGTTAACGTCCTCAGCGGCATTGAAGCCGCCTGCCGGGAAAAAGGGTTTACCCCGCTGGTGTGTAACACCAACAACGAAGTCGACCAGGAGCTGCACTACCTCGATCTGCTGCGCAGCTATCAGGTAGAGGGCATCGTGGTCAACGCCGTGGGGATGCGCGAGGAGGGGCTAAACCGCCTGCAGCAGTCGTCCCTGCCGATGGTGCTGATTGACCGCAAAATCCCCGATTTCGCCTGCGATGTAGTGGGGCTGGATAACACCCAGGCCGCCACAACCGCCACCGAACACCTGATTGAACAGGGCTTTGAAGCGATCCTGTTCCTGAGCGAGCCGCTGGGAATGGTCAATACCCGCCGCGAACGCCTGAGCGCCTTTCGCACCACCCTCGCCCGCTATGCCGGCGTGGTAGCCGAGAACGTCGAAATCCCGCTTCACGAGTCGGAGCAGCTGGACAACGCCCTGCGCCAGTTTCACACCCGCCATCGCGGAATGCGCAAGGCGGTCATCTCCGCTAACGGCGCGTTAACGCTGCAGGTCGCCCGGTCGCTGAAGCGCATTGGCCTGCACTGGGGCAGCGACATCGGTCTGCTGGGCTTTGACGAGCTGGAGTGGGCCGAGCTGGCAGGCGTCGGCATCACCACCCTCAAACAGCCCACCTGGCAGATTGGCTTTGCTGCCGTCGAGCAGGTGGTCCGCAGGATCAACGGTGCCGATGAAGCCGTGCGCGAGCAGGTCTTCTCCGGCGAACTGATCGTACGCGGTTCCACGGCACGTTAA
- the tag gene encoding DNA-3-methyladenine glycosylase I, with translation MQRCGWVSQDPLYIAYHDKEWGVPETDGKNLFEMICLEGQQAGLSWITVLKKRENYRQAFHQFDPVLVAGMTPADVDRLVLDAGIIRHRGKIEAIIGNARAYLAMEENGERFTDFVWSFVDNTPQVTRAATLAEIPTSTPASDALSKALKKRGFKFVGTTICYSFMQACGLVNDHVTACHCHPGGQHDPQMAQ, from the coding sequence ATGCAACGTTGTGGCTGGGTTAGCCAGGATCCGCTCTACATCGCCTATCACGATAAAGAGTGGGGGGTGCCAGAAACTGACGGAAAGAATTTGTTTGAGATGATCTGCCTTGAAGGCCAGCAGGCCGGGTTGTCCTGGATCACCGTGCTTAAAAAGCGGGAAAACTACCGCCAGGCCTTCCACCAGTTCGATCCGGTACTTGTCGCCGGAATGACCCCCGCCGACGTCGACAGGTTAGTGCTGGATGCGGGCATTATTCGCCATCGCGGCAAAATCGAAGCCATTATTGGAAACGCCCGGGCTTACCTGGCGATGGAAGAGAACGGCGAGCGGTTTACCGATTTCGTCTGGTCCTTTGTCGATAACACCCCGCAGGTGACCCGGGCGGCGACGCTTGCTGAGATCCCTACCTCAACGCCCGCCTCAGACGCCCTGTCGAAAGCGCTGAAAAAGCGCGGCTTTAAGTTTGTCGGCACCACCATCTGTTACTCCTTTATGCAGGCCTGCGGGCTGGTTAACGATCATGTCACCGCCTGCCACTGTCATCCCGGAGGTCAACATGATCCGCAAATGGCTCAGTGA
- a CDS encoding sugar phosphate isomerase/epimerase — MGRKIIVVTAAYGADKVREAGGQRAMLHVIAGAGADGVEIRRELFSDAELASLPTLAGSIELLGLLACYSAPDALFTPDGTLNPMLPRYLAEAATLNALWLKVSLGHFSDKQQLDALRALLNETGMTLVVENDQTRCGQLAPMQRFKAACRVMNLPVTLTFDMGNWLWVGESPEEAAKHLAPAVSYIHVKAAVPHQQQYRAVPPDNDSARWQALLDQLPADAPRGIEFPLEGPDLTAVTRHYVNLLREE; from the coding sequence ATGGGCAGAAAAATTATTGTTGTCACCGCCGCGTATGGCGCTGACAAGGTACGTGAAGCAGGTGGCCAACGCGCCATGCTGCACGTGATCGCCGGCGCGGGTGCCGACGGGGTCGAGATCCGCCGGGAGTTATTCAGCGACGCCGAACTGGCGTCTTTACCCACGCTGGCCGGATCCATTGAACTGCTCGGCCTGCTGGCCTGCTACTCCGCCCCCGATGCCCTCTTTACCCCGGACGGCACCCTCAATCCCATGCTGCCCCGCTACCTTGCCGAAGCCGCGACGCTCAACGCCCTGTGGCTGAAAGTCTCCCTCGGTCATTTCAGCGATAAGCAGCAGCTCGATGCGCTGCGTGCGCTGCTCAACGAAACCGGCATGACGCTGGTAGTGGAAAACGACCAGACGCGCTGCGGCCAGCTGGCCCCGATGCAGCGTTTCAAGGCGGCCTGCCGGGTGATGAACCTGCCGGTTACGCTGACTTTTGATATGGGCAACTGGCTGTGGGTGGGTGAATCCCCGGAGGAGGCCGCGAAGCATCTGGCGCCTGCGGTAAGCTATATCCACGTCAAAGCCGCCGTGCCCCATCAGCAGCAGTATCGCGCCGTGCCGCCGGATAACGATAGCGCCCGCTGGCAGGCGCTGCTGGATCAGCTCCCCGCCGACGCTCCGCGCGGAATCGAGTTTCCGCTGGAAGGGCCAGACCTGACGGCTGTCACCCGTCACTATGTCAATTTACTGCGCGAGGAGTAA
- a CDS encoding molybdopterin guanine dinucleotide-containing S/N-oxide reductase, producing the protein MLVETDGDTVISSRGALPTQHPNSLQTAVRDQVHSKTRVRWPMVRKGFLASPDNPQGVRGQDEFVRVSWDQALDLIDAQHKRIRENYGPSSIFAGSYGWRSNGVLHKAATLLQRYMSLAGGYTGHLGDYSTGAAQAIMPYVVGGNEVYQQQTSWPLVLEHSDVVVLWSANPLNTLKIAWNASDEQGIPYFDALRKSGKRLICIDPMRSETMDFFGESAEWIAPHMGTDVAMMLGIAHTLVENGWQDEAFLARCTSGYEKFADYLLGATDGIAKTAEWAADICGVPAAKIRELAALFHSNTTMLMSGWGMQRQQFGEQKHWMLVTLAAMLGQIGTPGGGFGLSYHFANGGNPTRRAAVLASMQGSVKGGTDAVDKFPVARIVEALENPGGFYQHNGLDRHFPDIRFVWWAGGANFTHHQDTNRLIRAWQKPELVVISECFWTAAAKHADIVLPATTSFERNDMTMTGDYSNQHMVPMKRVVPPRDEARDDLEVFAELSERWEQGGGERFTEGKTDLEWLETFYQIAGQRGAAQGVTLPPFAEFWEANAIVEMPESDENAKFVRFADFRRDPESHPLKTESGKIVIHSERIASFQYADCPPHPMWLEPDEWHGNAEPEQLQILSAHPAHRLHSQLNYSSLREQYAVAGREPVTLHPDDANARGIADGDLVRVWNHRGQVLAGAVVSDGIKPGVICIHQGAWPDLDAENGGICKNGAVNVLTKDLPSSKLGNGCAGNTALAWLEKYQGPTLTLTAFDPPASS; encoded by the coding sequence ATGCTGGTCGAAACCGACGGCGACACGGTGATCTCGTCCCGTGGCGCGTTGCCGACGCAGCACCCTAACTCTCTGCAAACCGCAGTGCGCGACCAGGTGCACAGCAAAACCCGCGTGCGCTGGCCGATGGTCCGTAAAGGGTTTCTGGCTTCACCGGATAACCCACAGGGGGTGCGCGGGCAGGATGAGTTTGTGCGCGTCAGCTGGGATCAGGCGCTGGATCTTATTGACGCGCAGCACAAACGTATCCGTGAGAACTATGGCCCGTCATCGATTTTTGCCGGGTCGTACGGCTGGCGCTCGAACGGTGTTCTGCATAAAGCCGCCACCCTGCTTCAGCGCTATATGAGCCTGGCGGGCGGCTATACCGGTCATCTGGGGGATTACTCCACCGGTGCGGCGCAGGCCATCATGCCCTATGTGGTGGGCGGCAACGAGGTGTATCAGCAGCAGACCAGTTGGCCGCTGGTGCTGGAGCACAGCGACGTGGTGGTACTGTGGAGTGCCAACCCGCTTAACACCCTGAAAATTGCCTGGAACGCCAGCGACGAGCAGGGCATCCCGTACTTCGACGCGCTGCGTAAAAGCGGCAAGCGCCTGATCTGTATCGATCCGATGCGCTCCGAAACCATGGATTTCTTTGGCGAGAGCGCCGAGTGGATCGCTCCGCATATGGGCACCGATGTGGCGATGATGCTGGGGATCGCCCATACGCTGGTGGAGAACGGCTGGCAGGACGAGGCGTTTCTCGCGCGCTGTACCAGCGGCTATGAAAAATTTGCCGACTACCTTCTCGGTGCGACCGACGGTATCGCCAAAACCGCCGAGTGGGCTGCCGACATCTGCGGCGTTCCGGCGGCGAAAATTCGCGAACTGGCGGCGTTATTCCACAGTAACACTACCATGCTGATGTCCGGCTGGGGCATGCAGCGCCAGCAGTTTGGCGAGCAGAAGCACTGGATGCTGGTCACCCTCGCGGCGATGCTCGGCCAGATCGGCACCCCGGGCGGCGGCTTTGGTCTGTCGTACCACTTTGCCAACGGCGGCAACCCGACGCGGCGCGCGGCGGTGCTGGCCTCAATGCAGGGCTCGGTCAAGGGCGGGACGGACGCGGTGGATAAATTCCCGGTCGCCCGGATTGTCGAGGCCCTGGAAAACCCGGGTGGTTTCTATCAGCACAACGGGCTGGATCGACACTTCCCGGACATTCGCTTCGTCTGGTGGGCGGGCGGCGCCAACTTTACCCATCATCAGGACACCAACCGCCTGATCCGCGCCTGGCAAAAGCCGGAGCTGGTGGTGATCTCCGAGTGCTTCTGGACCGCAGCGGCGAAGCATGCCGATATCGTCCTGCCGGCCACCACCTCGTTTGAACGTAACGACATGACCATGACCGGAGACTACAGCAACCAGCATATGGTGCCGATGAAGCGGGTCGTGCCGCCGCGTGATGAAGCGCGTGATGACCTGGAGGTGTTTGCCGAGCTGAGCGAGCGCTGGGAGCAGGGCGGCGGGGAGCGCTTTACCGAAGGCAAAACCGATCTGGAGTGGCTGGAGACCTTCTATCAGATCGCCGGGCAGCGCGGCGCGGCGCAGGGGGTGACGCTGCCACCTTTCGCCGAGTTCTGGGAAGCCAATGCCATCGTTGAAATGCCGGAGTCCGACGAGAACGCGAAGTTCGTGCGCTTCGCCGATTTCCGCCGCGATCCTGAGAGCCATCCGCTGAAAACCGAAAGCGGTAAAATTGTGATTCACTCTGAGCGGATCGCCAGCTTCCAGTATGCCGACTGTCCGCCGCACCCGATGTGGCTGGAGCCGGACGAGTGGCATGGCAATGCCGAGCCGGAGCAGCTGCAGATCCTCTCTGCCCACCCGGCGCACCGTCTGCACAGCCAGCTCAATTACTCTTCACTGCGCGAGCAGTACGCGGTAGCCGGACGCGAGCCGGTAACGCTGCACCCGGATGACGCCAACGCGCGCGGTATTGCCGACGGCGACCTGGTGCGCGTCTGGAACCATCGCGGTCAGGTGCTGGCCGGGGCGGTGGTCAGCGACGGCATTAAGCCGGGGGTGATCTGCATTCATCAGGGGGCATGGCCAGACCTGGATGCTGAAAATGGCGGGATCTGTAAGAACGGGGCGGTCAACGTGCTGACCAAAGATCTCCCCAGCTCGAAGCTGGGGAATGGCTGTGCGGGGAATACCGCGCTGGCGTGGCTGGAAAAGTATCAGGGGCCGACGCTTACGCTGACGGCGTTTGATCCGCCTGCCAGCTCATAA
- a CDS encoding N-acetyltransferase: protein MIRKWLSDDVEPLLTLWLESTTVAHPFIDAQYWQESEAVVREVYLPSAETWVWEEDGQLRGFISVMQSVYIGALFVDPAFAGQGIGQALIHHVQQRYPSLSLEVYQKNSRAVNFYHAQGFRIEDSAWQEDTQHPTWLMSWQADQTPSA, encoded by the coding sequence ATGATCCGCAAATGGCTCAGTGACGATGTCGAGCCGCTGCTGACTCTCTGGCTGGAGAGCACCACCGTTGCCCATCCGTTTATCGACGCGCAGTACTGGCAGGAGAGCGAGGCGGTCGTGCGGGAGGTCTACCTGCCGTCGGCAGAAACCTGGGTGTGGGAAGAGGACGGTCAGCTGCGGGGCTTCATCAGCGTGATGCAGTCAGTCTATATCGGCGCGCTGTTTGTCGACCCGGCTTTTGCCGGACAGGGCATTGGGCAGGCGCTGATCCATCATGTGCAGCAGCGCTACCCGTCTTTAAGCCTCGAGGTTTACCAGAAGAACAGCCGGGCGGTGAATTTCTACCATGCTCAGGGCTTTCGGATTGAAGACAGCGCCTGGCAGGAAGATACCCAACACCCGACCTGGCTTATGAGCTGGCAGGCGGATCAAACGCCGTCAGCGTAA
- a CDS encoding OmpA family lipoprotein, producing the protein MKKSALMIAAVVSGALVVSGCTTNPYTGEREAGKSGIGAGIGSLVGAGVGALSSSKKDRGKGALIGAAAGAALGGGAGYYMDVQEAKLRDKMKGTGVSVTRSGDNIILNMPNNVTFDSSSATLKPEGANTLTGVAMVLKEYEKTAVNVLGYTDSTGSQDLNMRLSQQRADAVASALITQNVAANRIRTSGMGPANPIASNSTAEGKAQNRRVEITLSPIQ; encoded by the coding sequence ATGAAAAAAAGCGCACTTATGATTGCCGCCGTAGTCAGCGGCGCACTGGTTGTTTCAGGCTGCACCACCAACCCTTACACCGGCGAACGCGAAGCGGGTAAATCAGGCATCGGCGCGGGCATCGGCTCCCTGGTCGGCGCAGGCGTTGGCGCCCTCTCCTCCTCGAAAAAAGATCGCGGCAAAGGTGCCCTGATTGGTGCCGCAGCAGGCGCAGCGCTGGGCGGCGGAGCCGGTTATTACATGGACGTGCAGGAAGCGAAGCTGCGCGACAAAATGAAGGGAACCGGCGTGAGCGTCACCCGCAGCGGCGATAACATCATTCTGAATATGCCGAACAACGTGACCTTCGACAGCAGCAGCGCGACGCTGAAACCTGAAGGTGCCAACACCCTGACCGGTGTGGCGATGGTGCTGAAAGAGTACGAAAAAACCGCGGTGAACGTGCTGGGCTATACCGACAGCACCGGCAGCCAGGATCTGAACATGCGTCTCTCCCAGCAGCGTGCCGACGCGGTAGCCAGCGCCCTGATCACCCAGAACGTCGCGGCGAACCGTATTCGCACCAGCGGCATGGGCCCGGCGAACCCGATCGCCAGCAACAGCACGGCGGAAGGCAAAGCGCAGAACCGCCGCGTGGAGATCACGCTTAGCCCGATCCAGTAG
- a CDS encoding MFS transporter: MNSATNAVKRWWYIMPVVFITYSLAYLDRANFSFASAAGITEDLGITKGVSSLLGALFFLGYFFFQIPGAIYAERRSVRKLIFVCLILWGACASLTGVVNNIPALAAIRFILGVVEAAVMPAMLIYISNWFTKSERSRANTFLILGNPVTVLWMSVVSGYLIQSFGWREMFIIEGVPAVIWAFCWWVLVKDKPAQAKWLSEDEKAALQAQLDKEQQGLKAVRNYGEAFRSRNVVLLCMQYFTWSIGVYGFVLWLPSIIRSAGDNLGMVEVGWLSSVPYLAATIAMIVVSWASDKLQNRKLFVWPLLLIAACAFIGSWAVGANHFWVSYTLLVIAGAAMYAPYGPFFAIIPEMLPRNVAGGAMALINSMGALGSFFGSWFVGYLNGATGSPSASYIFMGVALFASVWLTLIVKPANNQNLPVGARHA; this comes from the coding sequence ATGAACAGTGCAACAAATGCAGTAAAACGCTGGTGGTACATCATGCCCGTCGTGTTCATCACGTACAGCCTGGCGTATCTCGACCGCGCGAACTTCAGCTTCGCGTCCGCCGCAGGCATCACCGAAGATCTGGGGATCACCAAAGGCGTCTCATCGCTGCTGGGCGCCCTGTTCTTCCTCGGCTATTTCTTCTTCCAGATCCCCGGCGCGATCTACGCCGAACGCCGCAGCGTGCGCAAACTGATCTTCGTGTGCCTGATCCTCTGGGGCGCCTGCGCCTCCCTGACCGGGGTGGTGAATAACATCCCGGCGCTGGCGGCCATTCGCTTTATCCTCGGCGTAGTGGAAGCGGCAGTCATGCCGGCGATGCTGATCTACATCAGCAACTGGTTTACCAAATCCGAACGCTCGCGCGCCAATACCTTCCTTATTCTCGGTAACCCGGTCACGGTGCTGTGGATGTCGGTGGTTTCCGGGTATCTGATCCAGTCCTTCGGCTGGCGCGAAATGTTCATTATTGAGGGCGTTCCGGCGGTGATCTGGGCCTTCTGCTGGTGGGTGCTGGTGAAAGACAAACCGGCGCAGGCCAAATGGCTCTCTGAAGATGAAAAAGCGGCCCTGCAGGCGCAGCTGGATAAAGAGCAGCAGGGGCTGAAAGCGGTGCGTAACTACGGCGAAGCCTTCCGGTCACGCAACGTGGTGCTGCTGTGCATGCAGTACTTCACCTGGAGCATCGGGGTTTACGGTTTTGTCCTGTGGCTGCCGTCCATCATCCGTAGCGCGGGCGATAACCTCGGTATGGTCGAGGTGGGCTGGCTGTCATCCGTGCCCTATCTGGCAGCCACCATCGCCATGATCGTGGTCTCCTGGGCATCGGATAAACTGCAAAACCGTAAGCTGTTCGTCTGGCCGCTGCTGTTAATTGCTGCCTGCGCCTTTATCGGCTCGTGGGCGGTGGGCGCAAACCACTTCTGGGTTTCCTATACGCTGCTGGTGATCGCCGGTGCCGCGATGTACGCCCCGTATGGTCCGTTCTTTGCCATCATCCCGGAAATGCTGCCGCGTAACGTGGCGGGTGGCGCGATGGCGCTGATCAACAGCATGGGTGCGCTGGGCTCGTTCTTTGGTTCATGGTTCGTGGGATATCTGAATGGCGCAACCGGCAGCCCGTCGGCCTCGTACATCTTTATGGGGGTGGCGCTTTTTGCCTCGGTGTGGCTTACTTTAATTGTTAAGCCTGCTAATAATCAGAACCTTCCCGTCGGCGCACGCCACGCCTGA
- a CDS encoding MFS transporter — protein sequence MNTSTYNRTRWLTLIGTIVTQFALGSVYTWSLFNSALSDKLDAPVSQVAFSFGLLSLGLALSSSVAGKLQERFGVKRVTMASGILLGVGFFLTAHSSNLMMLWLSAGVLVGLADGAGYLLTLSNCVKWFPERKGLISAFAIGSYGLGSLGFKFIDSHLLATVGLEKTFMIWGAIVLVMILFGATLMKDAPQQEVKSVNGVVENDFTLAQSMRKPQYWMLAVMFLTACMSGLYVIGVAKDIAQGMVKLDAATAANAVTIISIANLSGRLVLGILSDKIARIRVITIGQVVSLVGMAALLFAPLNEVTFFAAIACVAFNFGGTITVFPSLVSEFFGLNNLAKNYGVIYLGFGIGSICGSLIASLFGGFYVTFCVIFALLILSLALSTTIRQPQREIFKEAHA from the coding sequence ATGAACACTTCAACTTACAACCGCACCCGCTGGCTGACCCTTATCGGCACCATCGTGACCCAGTTTGCCCTGGGTTCAGTCTATACCTGGAGCCTGTTTAACAGCGCCCTCTCCGATAAACTCGATGCCCCGGTCAGCCAGGTGGCCTTCTCCTTTGGCTTGCTGAGCCTGGGGCTGGCGCTCTCATCGTCCGTGGCCGGTAAATTACAGGAACGCTTCGGCGTGAAACGCGTCACCATGGCCTCCGGGATTTTGCTGGGGGTCGGCTTCTTCCTGACCGCCCACTCCAGCAACCTGATGATGCTGTGGCTGAGCGCCGGGGTGCTGGTGGGTCTGGCGGACGGCGCGGGCTATCTGTTGACCCTGTCGAACTGCGTGAAGTGGTTCCCGGAGCGTAAAGGGCTGATCTCCGCCTTTGCCATTGGCTCTTATGGTCTCGGCAGCCTGGGCTTTAAGTTTATCGACAGCCATCTGCTGGCCACCGTCGGTCTGGAAAAGACCTTCATGATCTGGGGCGCTATCGTACTGGTGATGATCCTGTTCGGCGCCACCCTGATGAAAGATGCTCCTCAGCAGGAAGTGAAATCCGTTAACGGCGTGGTGGAGAACGACTTCACCCTGGCCCAGTCCATGCGTAAACCGCAGTACTGGATGCTGGCGGTGATGTTCCTGACCGCCTGTATGAGTGGTCTGTATGTGATTGGCGTGGCGAAGGATATCGCGCAGGGGATGGTGAAACTGGATGCCGCAACGGCGGCTAACGCAGTCACCATCATCTCCATCGCCAACCTCTCTGGCCGCCTGGTGCTGGGGATCCTCTCCGATAAAATCGCCCGTATCCGCGTCATTACTATTGGCCAGGTGGTGTCGCTGGTGGGGATGGCGGCGCTGTTATTCGCCCCGCTTAACGAAGTGACCTTCTTTGCCGCTATTGCCTGCGTTGCATTTAACTTCGGCGGCACTATTACCGTCTTCCCGTCGCTGGTGAGTGAATTCTTCGGTCTGAATAACCTGGCGAAAAACTACGGCGTTATTTATTTAGGATTTGGTATCGGCAGTATTTGCGGCTCGCTTATTGCTTCGCTGTTCGGCGGCTTTTATGTCACCTTCTGCGTTATATTCGCCCTGCTGATCCTCTCTCTGGCGCTTTCCACCACTATTCGCCAGCCGCAGCGCGAAATATTTAAGGAAGCGCATGCCTGA
- a CDS encoding sugar kinase: MPHALDVITIGEAMAMFVATNTGELSAVDHFIKRVAGAELNVATGLARLGLKVGWVSRVGNDSFGQFVLDTLKKEGIETAGVTLDGRYPTGFQLKSKVTDGTDPIVEYFRKGSAASHLSVEDFNPIWFTAARHLHLSGVAAALSASSYALLDHAAGAMKAAGKTISFDPNLRPVLWKSEAEMVEKLNHLAFQADWVLPGVKEGQILTGEKTPEGIADFYLNRGVKAVILKTGADGAWFKTAEGEQGAVAAIKVEHVVDTVGAGDGFAVGVVSALLEGKTLQQAITRGNIIGSLAIQVQGDSEGLPTREQLGE, encoded by the coding sequence ATGCCGCACGCTCTGGATGTAATCACCATTGGCGAAGCCATGGCCATGTTTGTCGCCACAAATACTGGCGAACTCAGCGCCGTCGACCACTTTATCAAGCGCGTTGCCGGGGCAGAGCTGAATGTCGCTACCGGGCTGGCGCGCCTTGGCCTGAAGGTGGGCTGGGTGAGCCGCGTCGGCAATGACAGCTTCGGCCAGTTTGTGCTCGACACCCTGAAAAAAGAGGGGATCGAAACCGCTGGCGTCACCCTGGACGGCCGTTATCCGACGGGCTTTCAGCTCAAGTCAAAAGTCACCGATGGAACCGATCCCATTGTGGAATACTTCCGCAAAGGCTCGGCGGCCAGCCATCTGTCGGTAGAGGACTTCAACCCGATCTGGTTTACCGCCGCAAGGCATCTGCATCTGAGCGGCGTGGCGGCGGCGTTGTCCGCCAGCTCTTACGCCCTGCTCGATCACGCGGCAGGCGCAATGAAAGCCGCGGGCAAGACCATTTCGTTCGACCCGAACCTGCGCCCGGTGCTGTGGAAAAGCGAAGCGGAGATGGTGGAGAAGCTGAACCACCTCGCCTTCCAGGCCGACTGGGTATTACCCGGCGTGAAAGAGGGCCAGATCCTGACCGGAGAAAAAACGCCGGAAGGGATCGCTGATTTTTACCTGAACCGGGGCGTGAAGGCGGTGATCCTGAAGACCGGAGCCGACGGCGCCTGGTTTAAAACCGCTGAAGGTGAGCAAGGTGCCGTGGCGGCGATAAAGGTCGAGCACGTCGTTGATACCGTCGGCGCGGGAGATGGCTTTGCCGTTGGCGTGGTCAGCGCCCTGCTGGAGGGGAAAACGCTCCAGCAGGCCATCACCCGCGGCAATATCATCGGCTCGCTGGCGATCCAGGTTCAGGGCGACAGTGAAGGATTACCCACCCGGGAACAGTTAGGGGAATAA